GCGCTATGCGAAGCGAAATCCAGGACAAAAGCCAATCGGCAGATGCCGGTGAGAAGGAACTGCCCAAAGCAGCGCCCTCATCGGAGCCGGTGAAAACGGCAGGTACGGAATCGAATCGTTTCGCCGATACGATTCAGGATGCCGCACGGGCGACGACCGAAAAAACCAGTTCCGTCCAGGCCGCACCGTCGGAACGAACGGAAGCGTCGACGGCCCAGCGTTTTCAGGCCACAGTCACGGACCAGATCGTAGACAAGGCCAGTTTGCGTACCATCCAGGGCCGCAGCGAGATTCAGATCCGGTTGAAGCCGGATTTTCTGGGCAATGTCCAGATGAATATCTCCGCCGACAAAGAACAGCTGGTGGTGCGCATGGTGACCGATCAACCGGTGGTCAAGGAGATTATCGAGGCCAACCTGCACCAGTTGAAAACGGAACTGCAGCACCAGGGACTGACCGTCGATCGCTTCGAGGTGGTGGTCAATCCCGATGCGGAACAGCAGCAGAACCGGGATCAGTTTGCCCAGATGTTTAAACATTCTTCCTTTCAAAACGGACGGCGGCAGGATTCCGAGCAGGAGCCGGAAACCGATCGTCGGGAAAACAGCGGACGAGAGGACGATCATCCGACGGGTGCAAAGAAGGACGGCGTCAATTATTTTGCCTGATTCGTTGCGTATGATCGTAGTACCCGAACAATGATTTTCAAAGGGATAAGACAATGAGCGTCACGAGCGTTTCCGAAGTATACAGCCAGGCATCCACGACAACCAGCACCGATGAATCGGTCCTGGACAAGGACGATTTTCTGACCCTGCTGGTGGCCCAATTGCAGAACCAGGATCCGTTGAACCCCTCGGACAGCACCGAGTTCACGGCGCAACTGGCCCAGTTCAGTTCCCTCGAGCAACTCCAGAATGTCAACGATACCCTGGCGAACTTCGAAGTCTATCAATCCACCTTGAACAACATCGAGGCCGCGAATTTCGTCGGGACGAAAATCACCGCCGCCGGTAACACGGTTACCGTTTCGGACGGGCTTGCCGATGATATTTCCGTCGAACTGGGAGACGATTGTTCCAGCGTGTATATTATGATTTACAACAGTTCCGGCGGGTTCGTGAACGACATCGATGCCGGCAGCCTGGATGCGGGAACCCATGCCATCGAATGGGACGGTACCGACGAAAACGGCGCTGCGGTCAGCGACGGGGTGTACACCTTTTCAATTTATGCCATCGATGCCGATGGCAATAGCGTAGCCTCCACCTCTTACATTACCGGAACGGTGACGGGTATCGACTATCAATCGGGAGAGACGGTGCTTTTGGTCGGCGATCAGGAAGTCGCCATTTCTTCGCTGGTGCGGGTTGAGTCCGCCGGCGTTGACGAAAACGTGTAAAGGACAGATAAAGGAGATCGGTTATGATTGGTTCGTTGTATTCCGGCATATCGGGACTGAAAGCCAACACCAGCGCCATGGCGGTGATCGGCGACAACATCGCCAACGTGGACACTACCGGATTTAAATGCTCGCGGGTGTCGTTCGCCAATATTTTCAGCTCCACCCTGAGTCAGACCAACCTGCAGATCGGGCGCGGCGTGACCCTCAACGGGGTGAACCCCCAGTGGGAATCCGGATCCCTGGAGAATACCACCAGCGCCACCGACCTGTCGGTCAACGGTTCCGGACTGTTCATGGTAAGCGACCCCTCGACCGGCATCAACTATTACACTCGGGCCGGGCAGTTCGAATGGGACAACGAAGGCAACCTGGTCAATCCGGACGGATTCATCGTTCAGGGATATTCGGTAGACCCGACTACGGGCGATATCGGTACCATCGGCGACATCGTTCTGCCCAACGGCAGCAGCGCCCCCAATCCCACCAGCGAAATCACTTTCGGCCTCAATTTGAACAGCGATGCGGAGGTCGGCGATACATTCACCAGCTCCATCACCACCTACGATTCTTTGGGATCGGAAGCCATTCTTGATATTGTATTTGAACGAACCGCCACAGGATGGGACTGGACGGTCGATGTGACCCACGACAACGGGACCGCAACGAGTGCATCCACCGGTACGATCGCATTCGACGCAAACGGAGAACTGGACCCGGGCAGTTGTGTCCCCGCCGATGCCAACCCTACCATTACCATTACAGGCCTCGCTCCGGCGAATCCGACACAGACCATCACCTGGACCTATCTGGATACCGCCGGCGACTCGGACGGCAGTGTCACCGGCTACAGCTCCGAATCCACCAAAACAGCCCAGAGCCAGGACGGCTACCCGTCCGGCAGCCTTCAGTCAGTGACCGTCGATGAAGACGGCTATTTCACGGGGATCTATTCCAACGGCTCCATGCTTCCCTTTGCCCTGATCACGCTGGCCGATTTTGCCAGCTACGCCGGACTGGCCAAACAGGGCAGCAACCTCTACTCCGAATCGCTGGCCTCCGGCCAGGCCCTGCTGGGTGCCCCCAATACCGCCAGCCTGGGTGCCATCGCGCCCAGCACCCTGGAGATGTCCAATGTGGACATGGCCACCGAATTCGTGGAGATGATCACCACCCAACGCGCCTACCAGGCCAATTCCAAGGTGATCACCACCAGCGACGAGATCCTCCAGGAACTGATCAACATCAAGCGCTAACCTCGTGACACAGTAAACGATTCGACAGGGCGAGCGGTCTTCCGATATCCGGGAAGACCGCTTGTCGCCTGTCAACACCTTGACCCTGTTTCGTATTTATTGACACGCCGGCTGCCGTTTTTCCCCGACACGCCGTTGCCCGCATCGATTTTTTGGTTCGACCGAACCGTTTATCTCCCCGCCAAACCGCAACATAACTACCCGAAAGCACATCCACGCCGATTGGAAGTGATCCTCGAATTCCCTTTTTTTACTATGGCATGCAACATGCTAATCAATGTCATCATCGATAGAAAACGGGTCGATACGAATCCGATCCATTACCCGGCGGAGGCAGGCGTATGTCTAAAATGCTGATGATCATTATCCTTTCGGTTGTGTTGCTTTTCATGGGGGCCGTGGGAGGCGGTTTTTTTATCCTTTGGAACAAGATCTCCCAGTTGCCCAAGGACCCGGCCACGGTAGAGGAGATTCCGGTGGAAGAGGAGGAAAACGCCATCGGTCCGTTGTACTCGCTGGATACCATGATCGTGAACCTGGCGGATCACGGCGGCAAGCGCTACCTTCGGGTGACGATGGCCTTGGAACTCAGTGATCCCGAGGCGATGACAACCATCGAAAGTCGTCTGCCCCAGGTTCGGGATGCGATTTTGATGATCCTGCCCACCAAAAAGTACGAGGACGTGAGCACAACGGACGGGAAGATCGCCCTGAGAAAGGAAATCATGGAAAAGATCAACAGCCTGATGACCAAAGGGCAGGTCAACAACCTCTACTTTACCGAATTCGTCGTACAATAGGAAGCGACCATGGCCGACCAGATTCTATCCCAGGAGGAGATCGATGCGCTGCTTTCGGCAATGGACAGCGGGGAAATCGACGTCGTCGAGGAGAAGCAGGAAGCCCCTGTCGAGGTCCGTTCCTACGATCTCACCGCCCAGAACATCATGCAGCGCGGCCAGTTCGACGCACTGGAGGAGGTCTACGACAAATTTGTGAACCTTTTTCAAGGTTCGCTTTCCAACCTTTTTCAACGCACCATATCCGTCAAGGCCATCTCCCGGGAAACCGTCAAGTTCGGCGAATTTATCAAGGCCTTTTCCAACCCCACCGGATTTATCATTTTCAGTATGGAGCCCCTGATCGGTTCCGCGCTGATGGCCTTCGAGCCCAACCTGGTCTTTTCTTTGATAGACTGCATGTTCGGCGGGGACGGCAAACCCATGGAGAAAATCCGCGAATTCACCATGATCGAACGGCGCATGCTCCAGAAAATTGCCATGGCGGTATTGAAGGATCTGGAGACGGCCTGGGACGCGGCCTACCCCCTGCATCTTTCCTTGCGTAAAATCGAAACCAAGCCGGAATTCGTATACCTGGTCAATCCCAGCGATCAGTTGATCATCGTCGTATTCGACATCAGCACCGAGTTTTTTTCGGGCAACATTCACCTCTGCCTGCCGTATCTGATGCTGGAACCCATCAAGGACCAGCTTTCTTCCAGCTACCTGCGCGAAAAGGACCGGGCCAGCTCCTTCGGCGATGAGATCCGTAAACTGTTGGGACGCACCGAAGTCAACATCGTCGCCGAATTGGGCAAGACGGTCTATTCGGTACAGGACATATTGAATTTCGAAGTGGACGACGTTCTGCGGTTGAACACCGGTCCTCAAAACCATGTGGTCATGAATATTGAGCGCGTGCCCAAATTTTTAGGAATGCCCGGCGTCGTAAAAGGGAGCAAGGCCGTGCAAATCACTGAAGCGATCGATCAGGACCAGGGAAAGGGATAACCCATGGCTGAAAACGATAGACGGAATGCGCCCAACGGAAAGGGAGCCAAAAAGGCGGCCAATCCCCCATCCCCGGCAGGCGGAGCGTTCGAGATCGCCAAAACCGGTGCCGGCAAGGCCGGCGGGGAGAACCTGGATCTGCTGTTGGACATTCCGCTGGAGATCACCATCGAGCTGGGAAGGACCAAAATGCTGATCAACGACCTGCTCAAGCTGGGGCAGGGGTCCGTGATCGAATTGACCAAGGAGGCCGGGGATACGCTCGAAATCCTAGCCAATAACCGGCTCATCGCCAAGGGCGACGTGGTCGTGGTGAACAAAAAGTACGGCATCCGGCTCACGGAAGTGATCAGCCCCGTGGAACGGGTGGAGAAACTGGGATGAACGGGACACCGGATATATTGACCGCCGGACTGAAGATGATCGCGTCGCTGGGCGTGGTGCTGGTCATGATCCTGGCCCTTTTGTACGGACTGCGGAAATTGACCCGTCAGCGCATGGGCGCCGGAGGCGGAAAGCAGATCCAGGTGCTGGAAAGCCATTACATGGGCGTGAAAAAGACCATTTCCCTGGTCCATGTTCCCGGCAAGGTGCTGGTGGTCGGGGTTGCCGGGGATCGCATCAACCTGCTGGACACCCTCGATGAAGACCATGTGCTTTCTCGCATGGCTTCTGAAGAACCCGAGTCCTTCGGCCCCCTGTTTTCCCGGAGATTGCGGCAACTGGGCCGCGGATGGAAAGGCAAGGAGGACCAGCCGTGAAGATCAGTGCTCCCTTTCCACAACGCCGCCGCCGGGGCCTTTGCTGCACGCAAAAATCAATCGTGACCGGAGTTGTCGTATTGGCCCTGCTCATTGTGTTCATGGCGGCCGGCAACGCCCTGGCCCAGACACCGGCGCCTTTGCTTAGCATCGGCCTGGACCAGCAGGCCGACCAGAGCAAGGTGGCTGTGGTGATGCAGCTTTTTTTGCTGATGACGGTCCTCTCGCTGGCCCCGTCGATTCTGATCATGCTGACCTCCTTTACCCGCATCGCCATCGTTTTTTCCCTGCTGCGGCAGGCCATGGGCACCAACCAGCTGCCGCCCAATCAGGTGGTCATCGGGCTGTCTCTTTTTCTGACGTTTTACGTGATGACGCCGGTGTGGCAGCAGGTCAACCAGGATGCCCTCCAGCCACTGATGGAAAAGAAGATCGATCAGAAACAGGCCCTTGAAAAGGCCGTGGGGCCCATCCGCGCCTTCATGGTTTCCCAGACGCGCGAAAAGGATCTGGCCCTTCTGGTCAACGTGGCCAAATTGGACCGGCCGGCCAATATTGACGAAGTGCCCACCACAGTGCTGATTCCTTCATTTATTATCAGCGAGTTGAAGACCGCCTTTCAGATCGGTTTCATGCTGTACGTGCCCTTTTTGATCATCGACATGGTCGTGGCCAGCGTCCTGCTCTCCATGGGCATGATGATGCTGCCGCCCATCATGGTCTCATTGCCCTTCAAACTGATGATTTTTGTCCTGGCCGACGGCTGGTACCTGATCGTCGGATCCTTGGTCAAAAGCTTTGCCTAAAGGAGTGACTTCCCATGACCCCTGAATTTGTCACCGGCTTTTTTCTGGAGGCGATCAAGACGGCCATCTTTCTGGCGGCGCCCATGCTGGCCGTGGGGCTTATCAGCGGCGTTCTGGTCAGTATGTTTCAGGCTGCCACCCAGATCAACGAAATGACCCTGGTGTTCGTGCCCAAAATGCTTGGCGTGGCCCTGGCCCTGCTGTTTTTTTTCCCCTGGATGATGAAAGTCATTATCGGGTTCACCCAGAACCTGTTCATCAATTTGCCGTCCTATATTCGATAGCATCAGCCGTGGAACGAAGCGATGGCGACCTTCAATATTCCCCTGGATGCATTTTTCGGCGTGCTGTTGATTTTCCTGCGAGTCGTGGGCATCGTTTTCAGCGCTCCGGTACTGGAGAGCGCCACCATACCGGTTGTCTTCAAGGCCGGTCTGGCGATTGCGGTCAGCGTGCTGCTTTTCCCCGTGGTGGGCGTCGGCGTCGGTGTGGCGAATTTAGGGCTTGCAGCCTTCGTCATCGGCATCCTTTCCGA
This window of the uncultured Desulfosarcina sp. genome carries:
- a CDS encoding flagellar hook capping FlgD N-terminal domain-containing protein encodes the protein MSVTSVSEVYSQASTTTSTDESVLDKDDFLTLLVAQLQNQDPLNPSDSTEFTAQLAQFSSLEQLQNVNDTLANFEVYQSTLNNIEAANFVGTKITAAGNTVTVSDGLADDISVELGDDCSSVYIMIYNSSGGFVNDIDAGSLDAGTHAIEWDGTDENGAAVSDGVYTFSIYAIDADGNSVASTSYITGTVTGIDYQSGETVLLVGDQEVAISSLVRVESAGVDENV
- a CDS encoding flagellar hook protein FlgE; its protein translation is MIGSLYSGISGLKANTSAMAVIGDNIANVDTTGFKCSRVSFANIFSSTLSQTNLQIGRGVTLNGVNPQWESGSLENTTSATDLSVNGSGLFMVSDPSTGINYYTRAGQFEWDNEGNLVNPDGFIVQGYSVDPTTGDIGTIGDIVLPNGSSAPNPTSEITFGLNLNSDAEVGDTFTSSITTYDSLGSEAILDIVFERTATGWDWTVDVTHDNGTATSASTGTIAFDANGELDPGSCVPADANPTITITGLAPANPTQTITWTYLDTAGDSDGSVTGYSSESTKTAQSQDGYPSGSLQSVTVDEDGYFTGIYSNGSMLPFALITLADFASYAGLAKQGSNLYSESLASGQALLGAPNTASLGAIAPSTLEMSNVDMATEFVEMITTQRAYQANSKVITTSDEILQELINIKR
- a CDS encoding flagellar basal body-associated FliL family protein; this encodes MSKMLMIIILSVVLLFMGAVGGGFFILWNKISQLPKDPATVEEIPVEEEENAIGPLYSLDTMIVNLADHGGKRYLRVTMALELSDPEAMTTIESRLPQVRDAILMILPTKKYEDVSTTDGKIALRKEIMEKINSLMTKGQVNNLYFTEFVVQ
- the fliM gene encoding flagellar motor switch protein FliM → MADQILSQEEIDALLSAMDSGEIDVVEEKQEAPVEVRSYDLTAQNIMQRGQFDALEEVYDKFVNLFQGSLSNLFQRTISVKAISRETVKFGEFIKAFSNPTGFIIFSMEPLIGSALMAFEPNLVFSLIDCMFGGDGKPMEKIREFTMIERRMLQKIAMAVLKDLETAWDAAYPLHLSLRKIETKPEFVYLVNPSDQLIIVVFDISTEFFSGNIHLCLPYLMLEPIKDQLSSSYLREKDRASSFGDEIRKLLGRTEVNIVAELGKTVYSVQDILNFEVDDVLRLNTGPQNHVVMNIERVPKFLGMPGVVKGSKAVQITEAIDQDQGKG
- the fliN gene encoding flagellar motor switch protein FliN; this encodes MAENDRRNAPNGKGAKKAANPPSPAGGAFEIAKTGAGKAGGENLDLLLDIPLEITIELGRTKMLINDLLKLGQGSVIELTKEAGDTLEILANNRLIAKGDVVVVNKKYGIRLTEVISPVERVEKLG
- a CDS encoding flagellar biosynthetic protein FliO yields the protein MNGTPDILTAGLKMIASLGVVLVMILALLYGLRKLTRQRMGAGGGKQIQVLESHYMGVKKTISLVHVPGKVLVVGVAGDRINLLDTLDEDHVLSRMASEEPESFGPLFSRRLRQLGRGWKGKEDQP
- the fliP gene encoding flagellar type III secretion system pore protein FliP (The bacterial flagellar biogenesis protein FliP forms a type III secretion system (T3SS)-type pore required for flagellar assembly.); this translates as MKISAPFPQRRRRGLCCTQKSIVTGVVVLALLIVFMAAGNALAQTPAPLLSIGLDQQADQSKVAVVMQLFLLMTVLSLAPSILIMLTSFTRIAIVFSLLRQAMGTNQLPPNQVVIGLSLFLTFYVMTPVWQQVNQDALQPLMEKKIDQKQALEKAVGPIRAFMVSQTREKDLALLVNVAKLDRPANIDEVPTTVLIPSFIISELKTAFQIGFMLYVPFLIIDMVVASVLLSMGMMMLPPIMVSLPFKLMIFVLADGWYLIVGSLVKSFA
- the fliQ gene encoding flagellar biosynthesis protein FliQ, which encodes MTPEFVTGFFLEAIKTAIFLAAPMLAVGLISGVLVSMFQAATQINEMTLVFVPKMLGVALALLFFFPWMMKVIIGFTQNLFINLPSYIR